From a region of the Pirellulales bacterium genome:
- a CDS encoding PQQ-binding-like beta-propeller repeat protein yields MSRIASTRASSFSSGWSLLLCQALLFSQSLFFCEVTALSAEDWARFRGPNGSGISNETVPTTWSDTENLKWKTPLPGYGSSSPIIVGDKVFVTCYSGYGTEGGGNQENLRRHLVCVNRVDGKILWDKTVNAILPEDDAQGFLNEHGYASSTPTSDGERVYVFYGKSGALAYDLEGNQLWQVSLGTQSSNRRWGSAASPILYQDLVIINASEESLAIYALDKKTGEVKWKSPGDTLELSYSTPILVEQPNGKTELVVQVANEVWGLNPENGKLKWFAQVPVPGNASPSAVAHDGVVYVTGGRGGGSAAVKTGGRGDVTATHVVWTSNQGSYVPSPVVHDGKLYWVDEKGLAVCLDAATGKEVYRQRIRGNEDFRGNAFYSSVGLIGDKLYAVSRRAGTFVYAPGEKFEQLAQNQFADDATDANASPAVCGGNLFIRTNKYLYCVGK; encoded by the coding sequence ATGTCCCGTATTGCCAGCACTCGCGCGAGTTCTTTTTCCTCCGGCTGGAGCCTGTTGCTTTGCCAGGCATTGCTATTTAGCCAGAGTCTGTTTTTTTGCGAAGTCACGGCGCTCTCCGCCGAAGATTGGGCCCGTTTTCGCGGCCCCAATGGGAGCGGCATCAGTAATGAGACCGTCCCAACCACCTGGAGCGATACCGAAAACCTGAAATGGAAAACCCCCTTGCCCGGTTATGGCTCTTCCAGCCCCATCATCGTGGGCGATAAGGTGTTTGTCACATGTTATTCCGGTTATGGGACCGAAGGGGGGGGGAATCAGGAAAATTTGCGGCGGCATCTGGTCTGCGTGAATCGCGTGGATGGCAAGATTCTGTGGGATAAAACCGTGAACGCTATCTTGCCCGAGGATGACGCCCAGGGCTTTTTAAATGAGCATGGTTATGCCAGCAGCACGCCCACCAGTGACGGTGAGCGGGTGTATGTCTTTTATGGCAAGAGCGGGGCGTTGGCATACGACCTAGAAGGGAACCAACTCTGGCAGGTTTCCCTTGGTACGCAATCCAGCAACCGCCGTTGGGGATCGGCCGCCAGCCCAATTTTGTATCAGGATTTGGTGATTATTAACGCGTCGGAGGAAAGCCTGGCGATTTATGCCCTTGATAAAAAAACGGGCGAGGTCAAATGGAAGTCCCCCGGCGACACGCTGGAACTCAGCTACAGCACGCCGATCCTGGTGGAGCAACCCAATGGCAAGACCGAACTGGTCGTGCAGGTGGCGAACGAGGTTTGGGGGCTAAATCCGGAGAACGGCAAGCTAAAATGGTTCGCCCAGGTACCAGTGCCGGGAAATGCATCCCCCAGCGCGGTCGCGCATGACGGGGTGGTTTATGTGACCGGTGGCCGGGGGGGCGGATCGGCGGCGGTCAAAACCGGCGGACGCGGGGACGTCACGGCGACGCATGTGGTTTGGACCAGCAATCAAGGCTCTTATGTCCCGTCACCCGTGGTTCACGATGGCAAATTGTATTGGGTGGACGAAAAAGGGTTGGCGGTCTGCCTGGATGCGGCCACCGGCAAGGAAGTTTATCGTCAGCGGATTCGGGGGAACGAGGATTTTCGCGGGAACGCGTTTTACTCCTCGGTGGGCCTGATCGGGGATAAGCTGTACGCCGTCAGCCGCCGCGCGGGAACGTTTGTTTACGCGCCGGGGGAAAAGTTTGAACAACTGGCCCAAAACCAATTTGCCGATGATGCCACCGACGCGAATGCCAGCCCCGCGGTCTGCGGGGGGAATTTGTTTATCCGAACGAATAAGTATCTGTACTGCGTGGGAAAGTGA
- a CDS encoding secondary thiamine-phosphate synthase enzyme YjbQ gives MKSLTEYLTFHIPARRGFLNITDTVAQLVARSGIQEGLCLVNAMHITASVFINDDERGLHADYERWLEQLAPFDASPARYAHNRTGEDNADAHLKRQIMGREVVVAVTRGKLDFGPWEQIFYGEFDGRRDKRVLVKVIGE, from the coding sequence ATGAAATCCCTCACCGAATACCTGACGTTTCACATCCCCGCGCGGAGGGGATTTCTGAACATTACCGACACGGTGGCCCAACTGGTCGCGCGCAGCGGCATCCAGGAGGGGCTATGCCTGGTCAATGCCATGCACATCACGGCCAGCGTATTTATTAACGACGACGAGCGCGGCCTGCATGCCGATTACGAACGCTGGCTGGAGCAACTAGCCCCCTTTGACGCGTCCCCCGCGCGCTACGCGCACAACCGGACGGGGGAGGACAACGCCGACGCGCACTTAAAGCGGCAGATCATGGGCCGGGAGGTGGTTGTGGCGGTGACGCGCGGCAAGCTGGATTTTGGCCCGTGGGAGCAGATTTTTTACGGCGAATTCGACGGTCGGCGCGACAAACGGGTGCTGGTGAAGGTGATCGGGGAGTGA
- a CDS encoding cyclopropane-fatty-acyl-phospholipid synthase family protein yields the protein MQSGSPSLPQSPAVPLRLLPIHPRRPEENSSHPVVSREKNSWFYRRWQQAFWGRLNRLRAGTLVLREGNVVKTFGRTEIASSAPPTRPAGQVDLATMFADDCFSQIPPVSVEILNPRLYGELALGGSLAAGETYARGWWRASELTDFLRLMLRNTQELRLDGGSAWLKRVGHVLLHWWQRNTVRGSRQNISAHYDLGNDFFAQFLDPTLSYSCARFSTPQTDLESASLAKIDDLCQKLDLRAGDHLLEIGTGWGAFALHAARKYGCRVTTTTISREQAAHARAKITNAGLSDRITLLEQDYRQLRGQYDKLVSVEMLEAVGHQFYDRYFSQCAQLLKPGGKFALQSITIADQKFDQYRRGVDFIQRYIFPGGCLPSVTAICQSLTRATRLRVVQLEDLSAHYAHTLALWRREFNKNLDKIRALGYPETFLRLWEYYFCYCEAGFRERQIGLAQLVLA from the coding sequence ATGCAATCTGGTTCGCCAAGCCTGCCGCAGTCTCCCGCCGTACCGTTGCGTTTACTGCCCATCCATCCACGACGCCCCGAGGAAAATAGTTCCCACCCCGTGGTCTCGCGGGAGAAAAACTCGTGGTTTTACCGCCGCTGGCAACAAGCATTTTGGGGGCGATTGAATCGGTTACGCGCGGGGACCCTCGTGCTGCGCGAGGGAAACGTTGTAAAAACATTTGGCCGAACCGAGATTGCATCCAGCGCTCCGCCTACCCGCCCCGCCGGTCAAGTTGATTTGGCGACTATGTTTGCGGATGACTGCTTCTCGCAGATTCCGCCGGTCTCGGTGGAAATACTAAATCCCCGCTTGTATGGCGAATTGGCCCTGGGGGGAAGCCTGGCTGCGGGAGAGACTTACGCCCGTGGTTGGTGGCGGGCAAGTGAACTAACGGACTTTTTGCGGTTGATGCTCCGCAACACCCAGGAGTTGCGGCTGGATGGAGGGTCCGCCTGGCTGAAACGGGTGGGGCATGTGTTGCTGCATTGGTGGCAACGCAATACCGTTCGCGGCAGCCGCCAAAATATCTCCGCGCATTATGATCTAGGGAACGATTTTTTTGCCCAGTTTCTCGATCCCACGCTGTCCTACTCTTGCGCGCGATTTAGCACCCCCCAAACCGATCTGGAGTCCGCCTCACTGGCCAAAATTGACGACTTGTGCCAAAAACTGGATTTACGCGCAGGTGATCATCTGCTGGAGATTGGCACTGGCTGGGGGGCTTTTGCTCTGCATGCGGCGCGCAAATACGGTTGCCGGGTGACCACCACCACCATTTCGCGCGAGCAAGCCGCGCACGCCCGCGCCAAAATCACCAACGCGGGTTTATCCGACCGGATCACCCTCTTGGAGCAAGATTATCGCCAGTTACGCGGACAATATGACAAATTGGTCTCCGTGGAAATGCTGGAAGCCGTGGGCCACCAATTTTATGATCGGTATTTTTCCCAATGCGCGCAGCTTCTCAAGCCCGGGGGAAAGTTTGCCCTGCAATCCATCACGATAGCCGATCAAAAGTTTGACCAATATCGCCGGGGGGTTGATTTTATTCAGCGATATATTTTTCCCGGCGGCTGTTTACCCAGCGTGACCGCCATTTGCCAATCCTTGACGCGGGCCACGCGGCTAAGGGTTGTCCAGCTAGAGGATCTTTCGGCGCATTACGCTCACACGTTGGCTTTGTGGCGGCGGGAGTTTAATAAGAATCTGGATAAAATACGCGCATTAGGTTATCCGGAGACGTTTTTGCGGTTATGGGAGTATTACTTTTGTTACTGCGAGGCGGGATTTCGCGAGCGGCAGATTGGCCTGGCGCAGTTAGTATTGGCCTAG
- a CDS encoding (2Fe-2S) ferredoxin domain-containing protein has product MPKFTCHLFVCCNQRSDGHPRGCCDPAGNEELREKLKSAAAARKLSPAVRVNKAGCLDQCELGPCLVLYPQEIWYGHVTAADVDRILDETVIGGRVIPELLIPDEQLNNPLLRKK; this is encoded by the coding sequence ATGCCCAAATTTACCTGCCATCTCTTTGTCTGCTGCAATCAGCGTTCCGATGGGCATCCCCGTGGCTGTTGTGATCCCGCGGGCAACGAAGAACTTCGTGAAAAGCTTAAATCCGCGGCGGCGGCCCGCAAACTTTCTCCTGCGGTTCGCGTCAACAAAGCTGGCTGCCTGGACCAGTGCGAACTCGGGCCTTGCCTGGTTCTGTATCCCCAGGAAATCTGGTACGGCCATGTCACCGCCGCCGATGTCGATCGCATCCTCGACGAAACCGTCATTGGGGGGCGGGTCATCCCCGAGTTACTCATTCCCGATGAGCAACTCAACAATCCGCTGTTGCGCAAAAAATAG
- a CDS encoding diguanylate cyclase: MSLSKCSILLVDDDPTVLRILQMYLNADEYEVNSAEDGLAAWEQINQRCPDILITDWNMPRMDGLELLRRVQQAKLPHFVYSILLTARNSSEDIATGLEAGSNDYVSKPVSPVELKARLRAAQRIVQLERNLRQLSESDSLTGAMNRRTFHTQLTREWSRAERFESDLSVVVLDVDFFKKVNDEHGHHAGDMVLVAVANLLRECCRPSDYVCRFGGEEFVVLLTQTDEAGAATWADRFRLRLAQTLVFSGEKTLQITASFGVAQKLEDTPDPDKLIDQADQGLLVAKRTGRNRVIRYSQLNDPMLDPFGNAELEDHPLARIPARDVMTTLVMCLNQHDSIMQAVELVLQLRIASVPVVDDDGKLVGIVSEKDIMLLDVGLDGWRKTVGDIMVTNVVAYDEQTPAKEIFEFLCRVSIRRVVVVRGGQPVGIISRDSFLRWFSNWIQANKTIDSFDADTDGGRRPLRSMEATISTLMRQSQYLLDQLQTTESVEDVVPYVVGGATCMQDLVNDLLGHCQQVFQP; this comes from the coding sequence ATGTCCCTGTCCAAATGTTCCATCTTGCTGGTCGATGACGATCCCACCGTGCTGCGGATCTTGCAAATGTATTTGAATGCGGACGAATATGAAGTCAACTCGGCCGAGGATGGCCTTGCCGCCTGGGAACAAATCAATCAGCGCTGTCCCGATATTTTGATTACCGATTGGAATATGCCCCGCATGGATGGCCTGGAATTGTTGCGGCGGGTGCAACAGGCCAAGCTGCCGCATTTTGTTTATTCCATTTTATTGACAGCGCGGAATAGTTCAGAGGATATCGCCACGGGGCTAGAGGCCGGATCCAACGACTACGTGTCCAAGCCTGTCTCTCCGGTGGAGTTAAAGGCCCGCTTGCGGGCGGCGCAGCGAATCGTGCAATTAGAGCGCAACTTGCGACAGTTGTCCGAATCGGACTCGCTGACCGGAGCCATGAACCGGCGCACTTTTCACACCCAGCTTACGCGGGAATGGTCCCGCGCCGAACGTTTTGAAAGCGATCTAAGCGTGGTGGTTTTGGATGTGGATTTTTTTAAGAAAGTCAACGACGAACATGGCCACCACGCGGGGGATATGGTGCTGGTCGCCGTGGCAAATTTACTAAGGGAATGCTGCCGACCCAGTGATTATGTCTGCCGGTTCGGGGGAGAGGAATTTGTCGTCCTGTTAACCCAAACCGACGAAGCCGGAGCCGCGACTTGGGCGGATCGGTTTCGCCTGCGCCTGGCGCAAACATTGGTATTTAGCGGCGAAAAAACCTTGCAAATCACGGCCAGCTTTGGCGTGGCCCAAAAGTTGGAGGACACGCCAGATCCCGACAAATTGATCGATCAGGCGGACCAGGGACTGTTAGTGGCCAAGCGCACCGGCCGCAACCGGGTGATTCGCTATTCCCAACTGAATGATCCCATGCTGGATCCCTTTGGCAATGCCGAATTAGAGGACCACCCGCTGGCGCGGATTCCCGCGCGCGATGTGATGACCACGCTGGTCATGTGCCTCAACCAGCACGACAGCATCATGCAAGCGGTCGAATTAGTCCTGCAATTGCGGATTGCCAGCGTTCCCGTCGTGGATGACGATGGCAAACTGGTCGGCATCGTCAGTGAAAAGGACATCATGCTGTTGGATGTGGGACTGGACGGTTGGCGCAAGACCGTCGGCGATATCATGGTCACCAATGTCGTGGCTTATGACGAGCAAACCCCGGCCAAGGAAATATTTGAATTTTTGTGCCGCGTCTCCATCCGCCGCGTGGTCGTCGTCCGCGGGGGGCAACCGGTGGGAATTATCAGTCGCGATTCCTTCTTGCGATGGTTTTCCAACTGGATCCAAGCCAACAAAACAATAGATTCATTCGATGCCGATACGGACGGCGGTAGACGTCCCTTGCGCAGCATGGAGGCCACCATCTCCACCCTCATGCGTCAAAGCCAATATTTGTTGGACCAACTGCAGACCACAGAATCTGTTGAAGATGTGGTCCCCTATGTAGTCGGCGGAGCCACCTGCATGCAGGATCTGGTGAACGATCTGTTGGGCCACTGCCAACAGGTCTTTCAGCCTTAA
- a CDS encoding FAD-dependent oxidoreductase: MRIAIVGSGISGLTAGYLLHRHHQITLLEALPTLGGHTHTVQVEHAGNRWNMDTGFMVYNTRTYPLFSRLLNVLGVKTQPSDMSFGVSCERTGWEYCGSDFNSLFAQRVNLLRPRFWGMLAEILRFNRLAPRLLNEPVEPTLGQYLQAERFGTAFTELYLLPMAAAIWSADPRDILNLPARFFVRFFVNHGLLQLQDRPVWRVIIGGARNYVEALTAPWVSSIRLNSPVRRVERHASGVLVTSTGNQAEHFDQVIFATHSDQTLRILADATPAEREILSCLPYQSNRAILHTDTRLLPRSRRAWASWNYRVSRSSGQPAAVTYWLNRLQSLDAPVEFLCSLNPERDIDPRRVIRELTFEHPIFTAAGISAQARHGEISGHNRTHYCGAYWRNGFHEDGVWSAMRVARGLGVDGEAEFNLAEGPSNVTSREKAQVTTDASMKGKNPLPVYSFAGY; this comes from the coding sequence ATGCGCATCGCGATCGTGGGAAGTGGAATCTCTGGTTTGACCGCCGGTTATCTGTTGCATCGCCATCACCAAATTACACTCTTGGAGGCTTTGCCCACCCTGGGGGGGCACACCCATACCGTTCAGGTGGAACACGCGGGAAATCGCTGGAATATGGATACCGGCTTTATGGTGTACAACACCCGCACTTATCCGCTCTTTTCACGGTTATTGAACGTATTAGGTGTAAAGACCCAGCCCAGCGATATGAGTTTTGGCGTTAGTTGCGAGCGAACCGGTTGGGAGTATTGCGGGTCCGATTTTAACAGTTTGTTTGCCCAGCGTGTGAATTTACTCCGGCCCCGTTTTTGGGGAATGCTGGCCGAGATTCTGCGCTTTAACCGGCTGGCTCCGCGATTATTAAATGAGCCGGTGGAACCAACGTTGGGTCAGTACCTCCAAGCGGAACGCTTTGGCACGGCATTTACCGAACTCTATTTGCTGCCCATGGCGGCGGCGATCTGGTCCGCCGATCCCCGCGACATTCTCAATTTGCCAGCTCGGTTTTTTGTAAGATTCTTTGTCAATCATGGTTTATTGCAATTACAGGACCGGCCTGTGTGGCGGGTTATTATCGGCGGCGCGAGAAACTATGTGGAGGCCCTCACCGCTCCTTGGGTCTCCTCGATTAGGTTAAATTCCCCCGTCCGTCGCGTGGAACGCCACGCCTCCGGGGTGTTGGTGACCAGCACCGGCAACCAAGCGGAACATTTTGACCAGGTGATTTTTGCCACCCATAGCGACCAAACCCTACGGATTTTGGCGGATGCCACCCCCGCCGAGCGCGAAATTTTATCTTGCCTTCCTTATCAGTCCAATCGGGCGATCCTGCACACCGACACCCGGCTATTGCCGCGTAGTCGCCGCGCATGGGCCAGTTGGAATTATCGCGTCTCCCGTTCATCGGGGCAGCCAGCGGCGGTAACGTATTGGCTCAATCGGTTGCAATCGTTGGATGCGCCCGTGGAATTTTTATGTTCCCTCAATCCCGAGCGCGATATTGATCCCCGGCGTGTTATCCGGGAATTGACGTTTGAGCATCCGATTTTTACCGCCGCGGGGATTTCCGCCCAGGCGAGGCACGGCGAGATAAGCGGTCACAACCGAACGCACTATTGCGGCGCGTATTGGCGGAATGGTTTTCACGAAGATGGTGTCTGGAGCGCGATGCGGGTGGCGCGTGGATTGGGCGTCGATGGCGAAGCGGAATTCAACTTAGCCGAAGGACCGTCTAACGTAACATCCCGGGAAAAAGCCCAAGTTACCACAGATGCGAGTATGAAAGGTAAAAACCCCCTCCCCGTTTACTCCTTTGCCGGATATTAA
- a CDS encoding transposase: MKNIDRIWFLTWTTYGTWLPGEERGFVTKQRTLAGRNFIHNRPGTSIDHSVEPLACYSHSLLKQPPVYLTRMHAEQLLPQFLETGNVRNWTLFAVAIMRNHIHLIVGVPGDPIPEKILGDFKSYGSRKLNQVQVDSPPPAWWTQSGSKRKITGENAIRAVVRYIQNQKSPLLTWAHELFENERVLEK, from the coding sequence ATGAAAAATATCGACCGTATTTGGTTTTTGACTTGGACAACGTATGGGACATGGTTGCCTGGCGAGGAACGCGGCTTTGTCACCAAACAGCGCACTTTAGCTGGCCGTAACTTTATTCATAATCGACCAGGCACAAGTATAGATCATTCAGTTGAACCCTTGGCGTGCTATTCGCACTCTCTACTTAAACAGCCGCCAGTTTATCTAACAAGAATGCATGCGGAACAACTACTGCCACAGTTTTTAGAAACCGGAAATGTTCGGAATTGGACATTATTCGCAGTGGCAATAATGCGCAATCATATCCATTTAATTGTAGGAGTACCCGGAGATCCGATCCCTGAAAAAATACTGGGCGATTTTAAGAGCTATGGCAGTCGCAAATTGAATCAAGTTCAGGTGGATAGTCCCCCGCCAGCTTGGTGGACTCAATCCGGCTCGAAGCGAAAGATCACAGGTGAAAACGCAATTCGAGCGGTTGTGCGGTATATTCAGAATCAAAAAAGTCCGCTCTTAACTTGGGCACATGAACTTTTTGAAAATGAACGTGTACTGGAAAAGTAA
- a CDS encoding DUF1365 domain-containing protein — protein sequence MQSALYFGHLSHRRFVPWSHAFTARGFWLYLDLAEAPRVFAGRWFWGINQARWATFLRRDHFGDPAVPLEESVAELVSTRTGEPPRGPVRLLTFLRMGGYYFNPLTVYYCFDAADQRVETIVAEVSNTPWLERHCYVLRPGESSNIDNTAGQANHFSSQWAKEFHVSPFMPMDHEYRWHSTLPGDQLAIQLENWRGTARQFSACLTLRRTEISGRALAYALCRYPLQPLAATAGIYWQALCLWWKGARYYPHPGATLDSAPTSPASPPLVNSA from the coding sequence ATGCAAAGCGCGCTCTATTTTGGTCATTTAAGCCATCGTCGCTTTGTCCCATGGTCCCACGCCTTTACCGCTCGGGGTTTTTGGTTGTATTTGGATTTGGCGGAAGCCCCCCGGGTGTTTGCCGGACGCTGGTTTTGGGGGATAAATCAAGCCCGCTGGGCCACGTTTTTGCGACGGGACCATTTTGGCGATCCGGCGGTTCCGCTGGAAGAGTCGGTGGCGGAACTCGTTTCCACCCGGACAGGCGAGCCACCCCGGGGACCGGTCCGATTGCTGACTTTTTTACGCATGGGGGGATATTACTTTAATCCCTTGACGGTTTATTACTGCTTTGACGCCGCGGACCAACGGGTCGAAACAATCGTGGCGGAGGTTAGCAACACACCCTGGTTGGAGCGGCATTGCTATGTGCTGCGTCCGGGGGAATCCAGCAACATAGATAACACTGCCGGACAGGCCAATCATTTTTCCTCGCAATGGGCCAAGGAGTTTCATGTCTCGCCGTTTATGCCCATGGACCATGAATACCGGTGGCATTCGACATTGCCCGGCGACCAGTTGGCAATTCAATTGGAGAACTGGCGGGGCACCGCGCGGCAGTTTTCCGCGTGTTTGACGTTGCGACGGACCGAAATCTCGGGCCGGGCGCTGGCATACGCCCTCTGCCGCTATCCGCTGCAACCCTTGGCGGCCACGGCGGGGATTTATTGGCAGGCGCTCTGTCTATGGTGGAAAGGAGCCCGCTACTATCCCCATCCCGGCGCCACTCTCGATTCCGCGCCGACTTCCCCGGCCAGTCCTCCCCTGGTCAACAGTGCGTAG
- the lnt gene encoding apolipoprotein N-acyltransferase — MEDASITTLPPAARPGSPWQEVLHGTLFSAMLGSVLLALSFPPIDLWPLAWVATLPWLRLIALPRLPGWRPYLSLYLAGMVHWLLVLHWLRLPHWMTAIAGVLLCAYLAVYLPLLVAISRVAVHRWRWSLPLAAPLVWMGLEFARQWFLSGFSMACLAHTQHRWLTLIQVAELGGTTLVSGVVLLPAAWLASALWHERICRRQMIGEGVIGGGVLAAVLIYGHFALRQSLQPVMTAALIQGNYDTTFDPDTDKTTPVMREYGDLTQAVGLAVRRQSDPKVFIPPELAAHVTRVEQQLSMLPQPVRQLDLLVWPESIYRYPLSSFAEDFLPPPELKMPPAEFADKVARQLQDFLWSRTVFLPRVSQGEVAPQATIGSFLIGAERVHFLKSTLEELANNKPRFERYNSAALFAGMPAPSGNSTSLDFYDKRHLVLCGEYMPLGYYFPWIYELTPVGRGLNPGIAARSLPVPVAGPVTGISPQIAPPPAASPPVRISPSICYENVLPQVIRRQMLELHAAGETPDVLVNLSNDGWFFGSSELDLHLVCGVFRAVETRRPMLIAANTGFSAAIDPLGRITAQGKRHAPDILIVRAQIFADPPRDWLSFYVRYGELAGMLGLGLCLGVVSTAIYRFWHRSQFNT, encoded by the coding sequence ATGGAAGATGCATCAATCACCACGCTACCGCCAGCCGCTCGCCCCGGCTCCCCGTGGCAAGAGGTTTTACATGGCACGCTGTTCTCCGCCATGCTGGGGAGTGTCCTGCTGGCGCTGAGCTTTCCTCCCATCGATTTGTGGCCATTGGCATGGGTGGCCACGCTTCCCTGGCTGCGCTTAATCGCATTGCCGCGACTTCCCGGTTGGCGGCCGTATTTATCGCTTTATCTAGCCGGGATGGTCCATTGGCTGCTGGTGTTACATTGGCTGCGATTGCCACATTGGATGACGGCTATCGCGGGCGTGCTCTTATGCGCGTACTTGGCGGTGTACTTACCCTTGTTGGTGGCAATCTCACGCGTGGCGGTCCACCGCTGGCGGTGGTCGCTACCGCTGGCGGCACCCTTGGTTTGGATGGGACTGGAATTTGCGCGGCAGTGGTTTCTGAGCGGTTTTAGCATGGCCTGCCTGGCGCATACACAGCATCGCTGGCTAACGCTTATCCAAGTGGCCGAGCTTGGGGGTACGACGCTGGTCAGCGGGGTGGTGCTGCTACCGGCGGCCTGGCTGGCCAGCGCCCTCTGGCATGAGCGCATCTGCCGACGCCAAATGATCGGCGAGGGAGTGATCGGCGGAGGAGTTTTGGCCGCGGTTTTGATTTATGGGCACTTTGCCCTGCGACAATCTCTTCAACCTGTCATGACCGCGGCGCTGATCCAGGGAAACTACGACACGACTTTTGATCCCGACACCGACAAAACCACGCCCGTCATGCGGGAGTATGGCGATTTGACCCAAGCGGTCGGGTTGGCCGTCCGGCGTCAGAGCGACCCGAAAGTTTTCATCCCGCCAGAGCTGGCCGCTCATGTCACTCGCGTGGAACAACAGTTATCCATGCTGCCACAACCAGTGCGGCAACTCGATTTACTAGTCTGGCCGGAATCAATCTATCGCTATCCCCTTTCGTCGTTTGCGGAAGACTTTTTGCCGCCGCCCGAGCTGAAAATGCCACCAGCGGAATTTGCCGACAAGGTTGCCCGGCAGTTACAAGATTTTCTTTGGTCGCGGACGGTTTTTCTACCCCGCGTCTCCCAGGGGGAGGTAGCTCCCCAGGCCACGATTGGTAGTTTTTTGATCGGTGCGGAACGCGTCCACTTTTTAAAAAGCACTTTGGAGGAACTGGCAAATAACAAACCGCGATTCGAGCGTTATAACTCGGCCGCTTTGTTTGCGGGAATGCCTGCGCCGAGCGGTAATTCAACAAGTCTTGACTTTTATGACAAACGGCATCTGGTCCTGTGCGGCGAATATATGCCGCTGGGTTACTACTTTCCTTGGATTTATGAATTAACACCGGTGGGGAGGGGTCTCAATCCGGGAATCGCGGCCCGTAGTCTACCAGTGCCAGTCGCCGGTCCCGTCACGGGGATTTCGCCACAAATCGCCCCGCCCCCCGCTGCTAGCCCGCCAGTCCGCATCTCCCCTAGTATTTGTTATGAAAACGTGCTGCCCCAAGTGATCCGCAGGCAAATGCTGGAACTGCACGCCGCTGGCGAAACGCCGGATGTGCTGGTGAATCTGAGCAACGACGGCTGGTTCTTTGGCAGTAGCGAGTTGGATTTGCATTTGGTGTGCGGGGTGTTTCGCGCAGTGGAGACGCGGCGGCCAATGCTCATTGCGGCGAACACCGGCTTTTCCGCGGCGATCGACCCCTTGGGTAGAATTACCGCCCAGGGAAAACGGCACGCCCCGGATATCTTAATCGTGCGGGCACAAATTTTCGCGGACCCCCCGCGCGACTGGCTGAGCTTTTATGTGCGGTACGGGGAGTTGGCGGGCATGCTGGGTCTGGGGTTATGCTTGGGCGTGGTATCAACCGCAATTTATCGTTTCTGGCACCGTTCACAATTCAACACTTAA